One Sparus aurata chromosome 5, fSpaAur1.1, whole genome shotgun sequence genomic window carries:
- the LOC115581229 gene encoding uncharacterized protein LOC115581229, whose translation MIVPVWVSSVSNPGTERLVYALLDTQSDTVFIDQEVSNSLQTETHPVRLKLTTMTGKDALMHSQRVSGLRVRGHCSAIHIDLPPAYTKDCIPVNRTHIPTCDTARHWNHLIKIADEIPPQLECEVGLLIGYNCSRALAPRQVILGGDSEPYAVQTDLGWSIVGCSPHHNSPSITNTCHRVSVRELPPVTPAEALRVLESDFKDANKDGKTVSQDDIRFLDVLKEGIKRNIRGHYEMPLPFKERPYLPDNKQLAMVRLSHLKRKLVKDDKYKEHYVKFMNEIIEKGEAEEIQDQGKEGEKWYIPHHGVYHSKKPDKLCVVFDCSAKYRGTSLNEHLLSGPDLLNNLNGVLLQFRQHHVALMCDIEKMFHQFYVYEADRDYLRFLWWKDGNFNAEPQEFRMKVHLFGAASSPGCANYGLKQLATDNESEFPLGSQFIMKDFYVDDGVTSIENVNDAIQLAQEAQKLCATGGLRLHKFMCNDKSVLENIPLSERAAEVKALDLVFKDVTLERALGIHWHIESDTFRFRVCLKDQPATRRGILSTVASLFDPLGFVAPFLLTGKRVLQEMCRHGTGWDDPLPSELQPVWERWKNDLANLEKITIPRCYVPPGFGRVVRKELHHFSDASTCGYGQCTYLRQVNEDGSVHCALVMAKSRVAPIKVTTIPRLELAAAVVSATTSNTLKEELGLSNVVEYFWTDSKVILGYINNEARRFHTFVSNRIQKIHLSSSPQQWRYVSTTDNPADIASRGSSASEILTSSWFKGPRFLWEKEIPPATDVSTEIQIGDPEVKRIQTLNTQTREQLSLSDRLSKFSSWSKATQAVARLIRRVRHDKSTDHCTVQEREDACCIIIRDLQRHAYPEELKLLSKVTQLPSQSKLFQMDAFLDQDGLLRVGGRLKNASLPTSLKHPVIIPKSHPITKAIIAHCHEKVQHQGKGLTINEIRSNGFWIPGICRAVATHLHQCVTCRKLRRFTEEQRMADLPSERVDPSPPFTYCGMDCFGPFFTKQGLKVQKRYDCFSPAFAVELSTLKC comes from the coding sequence ATGATAGTGCCAGTGTGGGTTTCTTCTGTCAGCAATCCAGGTACAGAAAGACTTGTTTATGCACTGCTTGATACCCAAAGCGATACAGTCTTCATTGACCAAGAAGTCAGCAATAGTTTACAGACTGAAACACATCCTGTAAGACTGAAACTAACAACCATGACAGGAAAGGATGCATTAATGCACAGTCAAAGAGTGTCAGGTTTGAGAGTGAGAGGTCACTGCTCTGCAATCCACATTGATCTTCCCCCTGCTTACACCAAGGACTGTATACCAGTGAATAGAACACACATTCCTACCTGTGACACGGCACGGCACTGGAATCATCTCATCAAAATAGCAGATGAAATCCCACCACAGCTGGAATGTGAAGTCGGTCTGTTGATCGGCTACAATTGCTCAAGGGCACTGGCACCACGGCAGGTAATCCTTGGAGGAGATAGCGAACCATATGCAGTTCAGACGGATTTGGGGTGGAGTATTGTAGGCTGTTCACCTCACCACAACTCACCAAGCATCACCAACACGTGCCACAGAGTTTCAGTCAGAGAACTTCCTCCAGTGACCCCAGCAGAGGCACTCAGGGTTCTCGAGTCTGACTTTAAAGATGCTAATAAGGACGGAAAGACTGTGTCTCAGGATGACATCCGCTTCCTGGATGTGTTAAAGGAAGGGATCAAGAGGAACATTCGTGGACATTACGAGATGCCACTCCCCTTTAAAGAGAGACCCTATCTCCCTGACAACAAACAACTGGCAATGGTACGGCTCAGTCACCTTAAAAGAAAGCTGGTGAAGGATGACAAGTACAAAGAACATTATGTGAAGTTTATGAATGAAATCATTGAAAAGGGTGAGGCAGAAGAAATTCAGGATCaagggaaggaaggagagaaatgGTACATTCCTCACCACGGAGTGTATCACTCGAAAAAACCTGACAAACTCTGTGTGGTTTTTGATTGCTCGGCTAAGTACAGGGGAACTAGCCTCAATGAGCATCTCCTGTCAGGCCCAGATCTGCTGAACAATCTGAACGGCGTGCTTCTCCAATTCAGACAGCACCATGTTGCATTGATGTGCGACATTGAAAAGATGTTTCACCAGTTCTACGTGTATGAAGCTGACAGAGACTATCTACGTTTCCTCTGGTGGAAAGACGGCAACTTTAATGCAGAGCCGCAGGAGTTCAGAATGAAAGTGCATCTCTTCGGTGCTGCGTCATCGCCAGGATGCGCTAACTACGGACTGAAGCAGCTGGCAACGGACAATGAAAGTGAGTTTCCCCTCGGCTCACAGTTCATCATGAAAGACTTTTATGTTGACGATGGTGTCACTAGTATAGAAAATGTGAATGATGCTATCCAGCTTGCACAGGAGGCGCAGAAGCTCTGTGCTACAGGTGGACTGAGACTGCACAAGTTTATGTGTAATGACAAATCTGTGCTGGAGAATATACCCCTATCTGAGCGTGCTGCTGAAGTGAAAGCTCTGGATCTGGTCTTCAAGGATGTGACGTTAGAGAGAGCCTTGGGAATCCACTGGCACATTGAATCAGACACCTTCAGATTTCGTGTTTGCCTGAAGGACCAGCCAGCAACACGACGTGGTATCCTGTCTACGGTTGCATCCCTTTTTGACCCCCTGGGGTTTGTTGCCCCTTTCCTGCTTACTGGAAAAAGGGTGCTTCAGGAAATGTGCAGGCACGGAACAGGCTGGGATGATCCCCTTCCCAGCGAACTGCAACCAGTGTGGGAACGCTGGAAGAATGATCTTGCAAATTTGGAGAAAATCACCATACCACGCTGCTATGTGCCTCCTGGTTTCGGACGAGTGGTGAGAAAGGAGCTACACCATTTCTCCGACGCAAGTACATGTGGTTATGGACAGTGTACATATTTGAGACAAGTGAATGAAGATGGAAGTGTTCATTGTGCTCTGGTTATGGCAAAGTCCAGAGTAGCTCCAATCAAGGTCACGACAATCCCTCGGCTAGAACTGGCAGCCGCTGTTGTGTCAGCCACAACAAGCAACACCTTAAAGGAGGAGCTCGGTTTGTCAAATGTCGTCGAGTATTTCTGGACTGATTCAAAAGTCATCTTGGGATACATCAACAATGAGGCACGTCGTTTTCACACTTTCGTGTCAAATCGGATACAGAAAATACATCTCAGCTCTTCTCCTCAGCAATGGAGATATGTTTCAACCACTGATAACCCCGCAGACATCGCATCTAGGGGATCAAGCGCAAGTGAGATTCTCACATCAAGCTGGTTCAAAGGACCTCGGTTCTTATGGGAGAAAGAGATACCTCCAGCTACAGATGTtagcacagaaatacagattGGAGATCCTGAAGTCAAGAGGATTCAGACtcttaacacacagacacgggAACAGCTGAGTCTCTCAGACCGCCTGTCAAAGTTTTCTTCGTGGTCAAAAGCAACTCAGGCTGTCGCTCGTCTCATTCGTCGTGTCAGACATGATAAGTCAACAGACCACTGCACCGTCCAAGAACGAGAAGACGCATGCTGCATCATCATAAGAGACTTACAGAGACACGCGTATCCAGAAGAGTTAAAGTTGCTCAGTAAGGTAACTCAACTTCCCTCTCAGAGTAAACTGTTTCAGATGGATGCTTTTCTTGATCAAGATGGACTCCTCAGGGTGGGAGGAAGACTGAAAAATGCATCACTCCCTACCTCACTGAAGCATCCAGTGATCATACCAAAGAGTCATCCCATCACCAAGGCAATAATTGCTCACTGTCACGAGAAGGTCCAACATCAAGGAAAAGGCTTGACTATTAATGAGATCAGATCAAATGGATTCTGGATTccaggaatctgcagagctGTGGCAACGCATCTGCATCAATGTGTTACATGTCGAAAACTCAGAAGATTCACAGAGGAGCAGCGAATGGCAGATTTGCCGTCTGAGCGTGTGGATCCATCACCACCTTTCACCTATTGTGGAATGGACTGTTTCGGTCCGTTTTTCACCAAACAAGGACTCAAGGTACAAAAGAGATACGACTGCTTTTCACCTGCCTTTGCTGTCGAGCTATCCACATTGAAATGTTAG
- the rflna gene encoding refilin-A, producing MVGHLHLQAMDDSLKGKNREGLLDSPDSGLPPSPSPPFCSLSPGLIESRSGSCTTPVESHHGYYRKESREGKLLPYLLLNSTGTDPKTRMHPVFFGESIEVNPTPEQEIKCNSEVKYDSDKHYQDQVYCNPVPTATSFSETVVAVQNCTWRSYKSQVYLEPRQKPISYRSTTIIYPKRAKNTYRTTLNYNATGSRRWFVSTVQLESSEDTSPRIIYTEDL from the exons ATGGTGGGGCACCTACATTTACAAGCGATGGATGATAGCCTGAAAGGAAAGAACCGGGAAGGGCTACTCGACAGTCCGGATTCGGGGTTACCCCCCAGTCCCAGCCCGCCCTTCTGCTCGCTTTCTCCGGGTCTGATCGAGTCGCGCTCAGGCAGCTGCACGACGCCCGTCGAAAGCCATCATGGATATTATAGAAAGGAGAGCAGAGAAGGCAAACTG CTGCCCTACCTGCTGCTGAACTCCACAGGAACTGACCCAAAGACTCGCATGCATCCTGTGTTCTTCGGAGAAAGCATCGAGGTCAACCCCACACCAGAGCAGGAAATCAA GTGCAACTCGGAGGTCAAGTACGACTCTGACAAGCACTACCAGGACCAGGTTTACTGCAACCCCGTCCCCACAGCCACCTCCTTCAGCGAGACAGTGGTGGCGGTGCAAAACTGCACCTGGAGGAGCTACAAGTCTCAGGTGTACCTGGAGCCGCGGCAAAAGCCCATCAGCTACCGGAGCACCACCATCATCTACCCGAAACGCGCCAAGAACACTTACCGCACCACGCTCAACTACAACGCCACGGGCTCCCGCCGCTGGTTCGTCTCCACAGTGCAGCTGGAGTCGAGCGAGGATACGAGTCCCCGCATCATCTACACAGAGGATCTGTAG